A single region of the Nocardioides aurantiacus genome encodes:
- a CDS encoding maltose acetyltransferase domain-containing protein has protein sequence MPAETLGSPRTMHDRMLAGEPYAVDRDLTTRADRAADLAATYAATPASARDTRRSLLEDLLGQVGTDVEVRGPLRVGLGEQLRLGDRVVVAGGLVVEDAAPVTVGDDVRIGHDVRLLTVTLPLDAGQRRDGWRVARPVTIGPDVWLGDGVTVLPGVTIGAGTVVGAGSVVTRDLPAGVLAVGNPAAVIRQLVAG, from the coding sequence ATGCCTGCAGAGACCCTCGGCTCCCCGCGCACGATGCACGACCGCATGCTCGCCGGTGAGCCGTACGCCGTGGACCGCGACCTCACCACCCGCGCGGACCGCGCGGCCGACCTGGCGGCGACGTACGCCGCGACCCCGGCCAGCGCCCGCGACACCCGCCGCTCGCTGCTGGAGGACCTGCTCGGCCAGGTCGGCACCGACGTGGAGGTCCGCGGCCCGCTGCGCGTCGGGCTCGGCGAGCAGCTCCGGCTCGGCGACCGGGTGGTCGTCGCGGGTGGGCTGGTGGTCGAGGACGCCGCGCCGGTGACGGTGGGCGACGACGTGCGGATCGGCCACGACGTGCGGCTGCTCACGGTCACCCTCCCCCTCGACGCCGGCCAGCGCCGCGACGGCTGGCGGGTCGCCCGGCCGGTCACGATCGGGCCGGACGTCTGGCTCGGGGACGGCGTGACGGTGCTCCCCGGCGTCACCATCGGGGCCGGCACCGTCGTGGGCGCCGGCTCGGTCGTCACGCGCGACCTGCCGGCCGGCGTGCTGGCCGTGGGCAACCCGGCGGCGGTCATCCGGCAGCTCGTGGCCGGGTGA
- a CDS encoding HAD-IIA family hydrolase gives MDTVRPIETWLTDMDGVLVHEEDAIVGASDFVEALKASGKKFLVLTNNSIFTPRDLRARLLGSGIDVPEESIWTSALATADFLADQRPEGTAYVVGEAGMTNALHDIGYVMTERSPDYVVLGETRTYSFEAITKAIRLIESGARFIATNPDPSGPSPQGTLPATGSVAALITRATGREPYYIGKPNPLMMRSALNRLEAHSETTVMVGDRMDTDIISGLEAGIRTVLVTTGSTRPDMIDTFPYRPTRVVDSVADLVELASAHAGEM, from the coding sequence ATGGACACCGTGCGGCCGATCGAGACCTGGCTCACCGACATGGACGGCGTGCTCGTCCACGAGGAGGACGCGATCGTCGGCGCGAGCGACTTCGTCGAGGCGCTCAAGGCGTCGGGCAAGAAGTTCCTCGTGCTGACCAACAACTCCATCTTCACCCCGCGCGACCTGCGGGCCCGGCTGCTCGGCAGCGGCATCGACGTGCCCGAGGAGTCGATCTGGACCTCGGCGCTGGCCACCGCCGACTTCCTGGCCGACCAGCGGCCCGAGGGCACGGCGTACGTCGTGGGGGAGGCGGGCATGACCAACGCGCTGCACGACATCGGCTACGTCATGACCGAGCGCAGCCCCGACTACGTCGTGCTGGGCGAGACCCGCACCTACTCCTTCGAGGCGATCACCAAGGCGATCCGGCTGATCGAGTCCGGCGCCCGCTTCATCGCCACCAACCCCGACCCGAGCGGTCCCAGCCCCCAGGGCACGCTGCCGGCGACCGGTTCGGTGGCCGCCCTGATCACCCGCGCGACCGGCCGCGAGCCCTACTACATCGGCAAGCCGAACCCGCTGATGATGCGCAGCGCGCTCAACCGGCTCGAGGCCCACTCCGAGACCACGGTGATGGTCGGCGACCGGATGGACACCGACATCATCAGCGGTCTCGAGGCGGGGATCCGCACCGTCCTGGTCACCACCGGCTCGACCCGACCCGACATGATCGACACCTTCCCCTACCGTCCGACCCGCGTCGTCGACTCCGTCGCCGACCTCGTCGAGCTCGCCTCCGCCCACGCCGGCGAGATGTAG
- a CDS encoding ATP-binding protein yields the protein MTATLPARAPAPPAPATSQDVGGGVGHDEVAVGEGAMRAGSGRVVATLVVGTVAFLLMGLVGRAATFPGATLSLVWPAAGGAVLVLALVPRRWWPAAGALLAAATFGVNVLTGVDALRSLVFVVPNVVQAFVGAVLLRWSAPTLLVGGGRQPMVHLRDFLALAGACLLSSVAAVLAGTVGLLALGVPWEALDALLWWGRNSAGALVVVTLAALLVPAWLVGRPGVRVERDEPPTRPVELLALVLVSAGLYLAVFGWWSGLPLAFPLLVPTVWAGTRFSPRVVALHSLALSVVVAACTLADVGPFAQADTRAVQALVSQVFIGLLFGLGVLLALGATERRALHRGLAAARDAAANQAALLSTVIDSMHEGLTVVDEQGTVLLQNPAGEELLHHSVGPRERLAESPARLRTADGQPLPPSELPFVRALRGEEVQADEVHLSVPERGPDRVLSVSARRLPFVTDDGLPQAVVIYHDVTAQRAQRHALESFARVLAHDLKGPLSVVEGWTELLVHQAEEVPSVPSGDVLATLDRVTGAAAGMRRLIRDLLESSTARDQQLRLADVDLHALAASVVAVHLDRARGAEASVEVGELPPVHADEALVRQLLDNLVGNAVKYVVPGTRAEVEVRGRRLADLVEVTVADRGIGIPAADREAVFTTFHRAGGSSGFEGHGIGLSVCQTIVERHGGTIVARDRDDGPGTAFVLTLPAARRAG from the coding sequence GTGACGGCCACCCTGCCCGCGCGAGCGCCGGCCCCGCCGGCACCCGCCACGAGCCAGGACGTCGGCGGGGGTGTCGGGCACGACGAGGTCGCCGTCGGGGAGGGTGCGATGCGGGCAGGGAGCGGACGGGTGGTCGCCACCCTCGTGGTCGGGACCGTGGCGTTCCTGCTCATGGGCCTCGTCGGTCGGGCCGCGACCTTCCCCGGGGCGACGCTGAGCCTGGTGTGGCCGGCCGCCGGCGGGGCGGTCCTGGTGCTCGCACTGGTGCCGCGGCGCTGGTGGCCCGCGGCGGGGGCGCTCCTGGCCGCCGCGACCTTCGGCGTCAACGTCCTCACCGGCGTCGACGCGCTGCGCTCGCTGGTCTTCGTGGTCCCCAACGTGGTGCAGGCGTTCGTCGGCGCCGTGCTGCTGCGCTGGTCGGCGCCGACGCTGCTCGTCGGCGGGGGCCGGCAGCCGATGGTGCACCTGCGCGACTTCCTCGCCCTGGCCGGTGCGTGCCTGCTGTCCTCGGTCGCCGCGGTGCTCGCCGGGACGGTCGGCCTGCTGGCGCTGGGGGTCCCTTGGGAGGCGCTCGACGCGCTGCTGTGGTGGGGCCGCAACAGCGCCGGCGCCCTGGTCGTGGTCACGCTGGCCGCCCTGCTCGTGCCGGCGTGGCTGGTCGGCCGGCCCGGGGTCCGCGTCGAGCGCGACGAGCCCCCGACCCGTCCGGTGGAGCTGCTGGCCCTGGTGCTGGTCTCCGCGGGCCTCTACCTCGCGGTGTTCGGCTGGTGGTCCGGCCTGCCGCTCGCGTTCCCGCTGCTGGTGCCGACCGTCTGGGCCGGGACGCGCTTCAGCCCGCGCGTGGTGGCCCTGCACTCGCTCGCGCTGAGCGTCGTGGTCGCGGCCTGCACGCTGGCCGACGTCGGGCCCTTCGCCCAGGCCGACACCCGGGCGGTGCAGGCGCTGGTCTCGCAGGTGTTCATCGGGCTGCTGTTCGGGCTCGGTGTGCTGCTGGCGCTCGGCGCGACGGAGCGGCGGGCGCTGCACCGCGGCCTGGCGGCGGCGCGTGACGCCGCGGCCAACCAGGCCGCGCTGCTGAGCACCGTCATCGACTCGATGCACGAGGGGCTGACGGTGGTCGACGAGCAGGGGACGGTGCTGCTGCAGAACCCCGCGGGCGAGGAGCTGCTGCACCACAGCGTGGGCCCGCGCGAGCGCCTGGCCGAGTCCCCGGCGCGGCTCCGGACCGCCGACGGCCAGCCACTGCCGCCGTCCGAACTGCCCTTCGTGCGGGCGCTGCGCGGCGAGGAGGTGCAGGCCGACGAGGTCCACCTCTCGGTGCCCGAGCGCGGCCCCGACCGGGTGCTCTCGGTGAGCGCCAGGCGGCTGCCGTTCGTGACCGACGACGGTCTGCCGCAGGCCGTGGTGATCTACCACGACGTCACCGCGCAGCGGGCCCAGCGGCACGCGCTGGAGTCCTTCGCCCGGGTGCTGGCCCACGACCTCAAGGGTCCGCTGAGCGTCGTCGAGGGCTGGACGGAGCTCCTCGTCCACCAGGCCGAGGAGGTGCCCAGCGTGCCGTCGGGGGACGTGCTCGCGACCCTCGACCGGGTCACCGGCGCGGCCGCCGGCATGCGCCGCCTGATCCGTGACCTCCTCGAGTCCTCGACCGCCCGCGACCAGCAGCTGCGTCTCGCCGACGTCGACCTGCACGCCCTCGCCGCGTCCGTGGTCGCCGTCCACCTCGACCGCGCCCGCGGGGCCGAGGCGTCGGTCGAGGTGGGGGAGCTGCCCCCGGTGCACGCCGACGAGGCGCTGGTGCGGCAGCTGCTGGACAACCTCGTGGGCAACGCCGTGAAGTACGTCGTCCCGGGCACGCGCGCCGAGGTCGAGGTCCGGGGCCGGCGCCTGGCCGACCTCGTCGAGGTGACCGTGGCCGACCGCGGCATCGGCATCCCCGCGGCCGATCGGGAGGCGGTGTTCACCACGTTCCACCGGGCGGGCGGGTCCAGCGGCTTCGAGGGACACGGGATCGGGCTCTCGGTGTGCCAGACCATCGTCGAGCGGCACGGCGGCACCATCGTGGCGCGCGACCGGGACGACGGCCCGGGCACCGCGTTCGTGCTGACGCTGCCGGCCGCACGCCGCGCGGGCTGA
- a CDS encoding hemolysin family protein: MSTQAALLLGVALLLANAFFVGAEFALVSARRTQIEPRAKQGSRMARSTLQAMEKVSLVMAGAQLGITVCSLGLGAVAEPALAHLLEPLAHAVGVPESWVHPVAFVIALVVVVYLHVVLGEMVPKNLALAGPERAALLFGPPMMLVITVLRPVVWLFNAIANGLIRLLRIEPRDEVSSSFTREQVEAMVDESRAEGLLEEREYERLSGALGFTSRTVADVLLPLADLETVRRGARASDVEVVCARTGFSRFPVAADDGALVGYLHIKDVLQSDPQGRARIVEDKWIRPFATVRTEDTLVGALQTIQARGAHMARVVDPQGEVVGVATLEDVIEELVGEIRDAAHAEGR; the protein is encoded by the coding sequence ATGAGCACCCAGGCCGCCCTGCTGCTCGGCGTCGCGCTGCTGCTCGCCAACGCGTTCTTCGTCGGCGCGGAGTTCGCGCTCGTCTCCGCGCGGCGTACCCAGATCGAGCCACGGGCCAAGCAGGGCTCGCGGATGGCGCGCTCGACCCTCCAGGCGATGGAGAAGGTCTCGCTGGTCATGGCGGGCGCCCAGCTCGGCATCACCGTGTGCTCGCTGGGCCTCGGCGCGGTCGCCGAGCCGGCGCTGGCGCACCTCCTCGAGCCGCTCGCGCACGCCGTCGGCGTCCCCGAGTCGTGGGTGCACCCGGTCGCCTTCGTGATCGCCCTGGTCGTGGTGGTCTACCTCCACGTCGTGCTCGGCGAGATGGTGCCCAAGAACCTCGCGCTCGCCGGGCCCGAGCGGGCCGCGCTGCTGTTCGGCCCGCCGATGATGCTCGTCATCACCGTGCTGCGGCCCGTGGTGTGGCTGTTCAACGCCATCGCCAACGGCCTGATCCGGCTGCTGCGCATCGAGCCGCGCGACGAGGTCAGCTCGTCCTTCACCCGCGAGCAGGTGGAGGCGATGGTCGACGAGTCGCGGGCCGAGGGGCTGCTGGAGGAGCGGGAGTACGAGCGCCTCTCCGGAGCCCTGGGCTTCACCTCGCGCACCGTCGCCGACGTGCTGCTGCCCCTCGCGGACCTGGAGACCGTACGCCGCGGCGCCCGCGCCTCCGACGTGGAGGTGGTGTGCGCCCGCACGGGCTTCTCCCGCTTCCCGGTGGCCGCCGACGACGGCGCGCTCGTCGGCTACCTGCACATCAAGGACGTGCTCCAGTCCGACCCGCAGGGCCGGGCCCGGATCGTCGAGGACAAGTGGATCCGCCCCTTCGCGACCGTCCGCACCGAGGACACCCTGGTGGGCGCGCTGCAGACCATCCAGGCCCGCGGCGCCCACATGGCCCGCGTGGTCGACCCGCAGGGCGAGGTCGTGGGCGTGGCCACCCTCGAGGACGTCATCGAGGAGCTGGTCGGCGAGATCCGCGACGCGGCCCACGCCGAGGGACGCTAG
- a CDS encoding hemolysin family protein has product MEWLLLAVSAGLVLACGVFVAAEFSFVTVDRSSVEKAAAEGDKGAEGVRVALKSLSTQLSGAQVGITLTNLAIGFLAEPAISELIRGPLELVGTPESAVTPIAVAAGLVLATGLTMIFGELVPKNLAIALPLATAKATQVPMRFFTTAMRGPIRLLNGSANAIVRALGAEPQEELRSARSVDELASLTKRSATEGTLDSETANLVERSVAFGPRTAGEIMTPRVQMACVDATDPVSEIIDLSSSTGFSKFPVIKGTSDNVVGSVHVKQAVAVPRSERSDTLIREVMVEATVVPESLRLDPLLSLLRGEGFQMAIVSDEYGGTAGVVTLEDVVEEIVGDIADEHDRYGSRLRQRPDGSWIVSGLLRPDEVAAATGLELPEDEDYDTIAGLLVRELGRIPERGDRALVPLPVEVPEDDDEAPVQEHVVLRVERMDGLRVDRISIRRLLPDDDDQTSVDTPATRSSRSDGEVAR; this is encoded by the coding sequence ATGGAATGGCTCCTGCTGGCGGTCTCGGCCGGCCTCGTGCTGGCCTGCGGCGTCTTCGTGGCAGCCGAGTTCAGCTTCGTCACCGTCGACCGCTCGAGCGTGGAGAAGGCGGCCGCCGAGGGCGACAAGGGCGCCGAGGGTGTCCGCGTCGCGCTGAAGTCGCTCTCGACCCAGCTCTCAGGGGCCCAGGTCGGCATCACGCTGACCAACCTGGCGATCGGCTTCCTCGCCGAGCCGGCGATCTCGGAGCTGATCCGCGGACCGCTGGAGCTGGTCGGCACCCCGGAGTCGGCGGTGACGCCGATCGCGGTGGCCGCGGGCCTCGTGCTGGCCACCGGCCTGACGATGATCTTCGGCGAGCTGGTGCCCAAGAACCTCGCCATCGCCCTGCCGCTCGCCACGGCCAAGGCCACCCAGGTCCCGATGCGGTTCTTCACCACCGCGATGCGTGGCCCGATCCGGCTGCTGAACGGCTCGGCCAACGCGATCGTCCGCGCGCTGGGTGCCGAGCCGCAGGAGGAGCTGCGCTCGGCGCGCTCCGTCGACGAGCTCGCGTCGCTGACCAAGCGCAGCGCCACCGAGGGCACCCTGGACAGCGAGACGGCCAACCTGGTGGAGCGCTCGGTGGCCTTCGGCCCGCGCACCGCCGGCGAGATCATGACGCCGCGGGTGCAGATGGCCTGCGTCGACGCCACCGACCCGGTCAGCGAGATCATCGACCTGTCGAGCTCGACGGGGTTCTCGAAGTTCCCCGTCATCAAGGGCACCTCGGACAACGTGGTCGGCTCGGTCCACGTCAAGCAGGCCGTGGCGGTCCCGCGCTCGGAGCGCAGCGACACCCTGATCCGCGAGGTGATGGTGGAGGCCACCGTCGTGCCCGAGTCGCTGCGGCTCGACCCGCTGCTCTCGCTGCTGCGCGGCGAGGGGTTCCAGATGGCGATCGTCTCCGACGAGTACGGCGGGACGGCGGGCGTGGTGACGCTCGAGGACGTCGTCGAGGAGATCGTGGGCGACATCGCCGACGAGCACGACCGCTACGGCTCCCGGCTGCGGCAGCGGCCCGACGGGTCCTGGATCGTCTCCGGCCTGCTGCGGCCCGACGAGGTCGCCGCCGCCACCGGCCTGGAGCTCCCCGAGGACGAGGACTACGACACGATCGCGGGCCTCCTGGTGCGCGAGCTGGGCCGCATCCCCGAGCGCGGCGACCGGGCACTGGTGCCGCTGCCGGTCGAGGTGCCCGAGGACGACGACGAGGCCCCGGTGCAGGAGCACGTGGTGCTGCGCGTGGAGCGGATGGACGGGCTGCGCGTCGACCGGATCTCGATCCGGCGGCTGCTGCCCGACGACGACGACCAGACGTCCGTCGACACCCCGGCCACCCGGTCCTCCCGCAGCGACGGGGAGGTGGCCCGATGA
- a CDS encoding PP2C family protein-serine/threonine phosphatase, which yields MLRFTGAAASDRGRVRDHNEDSGYAGPGLLVVADGVGGAAAGEVASATAVYVLSALALQGAYADPLAALRSGVRLAQEQVALGVAQDERRAGMATTLTAVLGDGRRFALAHLGDSRAYVWRGSALTRVTRDHTYVQDLVDDGRLTPAEAREHPWRHVVVRSLGGDPAETGDLTWLDVRRGDRVLLCSDGLTDLVDEAAIAAVLAAHRSDDAAVTALVAAANAAGGRDNVTCVLATVVPGVPASPEGVLVGAGRDPRLVVDAAAVHVRRSA from the coding sequence GTGCTGAGGTTCACCGGTGCTGCAGCCAGCGATCGCGGTCGGGTGCGCGACCACAACGAGGACTCGGGGTACGCCGGTCCCGGCCTGCTCGTCGTCGCCGACGGCGTCGGGGGAGCGGCCGCCGGAGAGGTCGCCTCGGCGACCGCCGTCTACGTGCTCTCGGCGCTCGCCCTCCAGGGGGCGTACGCCGACCCGCTGGCCGCGCTGCGCAGCGGCGTACGACTGGCGCAGGAGCAGGTGGCCCTCGGTGTCGCCCAGGACGAGCGCCGCGCCGGGATGGCCACGACCCTGACCGCCGTCCTCGGCGACGGTCGTCGGTTCGCGCTGGCCCACCTCGGCGACTCCCGGGCCTACGTCTGGCGGGGGAGCGCCCTGACCCGCGTGACCCGGGACCACACCTACGTCCAGGACCTGGTCGACGACGGTCGGCTGACCCCTGCCGAGGCCCGCGAGCACCCGTGGCGCCACGTGGTGGTGCGCAGCCTGGGCGGCGACCCCGCGGAGACCGGCGACCTGACCTGGCTCGACGTGCGCCGCGGCGACCGGGTGCTGCTGTGCAGCGACGGGCTCACCGACCTCGTCGACGAGGCGGCGATCGCCGCTGTGCTCGCCGCCCACCGCTCCGACGACGCCGCCGTGACCGCCCTGGTGGCGGCGGCCAACGCCGCCGGGGGCCGCGACAACGTCACCTGCGTGCTGGCCACCGTCGTGCCCGGCGTGCCGGCCAGTCCCGAGGGAGTGCTCGTCGGGGCCGGGCGCGACCCGCGCCTGGTGGTCGACGCCGCGGCGGTGCACGTGCGGCGCAGCGCCTGA
- a CDS encoding DUF3145 domain-containing protein, which produces MSAAANRPTTRGVLYVHSTPSALCPHVEWAVGGVLGIAPRVEWTPQPAQAGHYRTEYSWSGDTGTAAAITSALRGWNHLRFEVTEEATSSTEGARYSVTPTLGVFHAVTGLHGDVMIPEDRLKAAVVKAALGETTLELEVDKLLGKAWDAELETFRHAGEGVAVRWLHHVV; this is translated from the coding sequence GTGAGTGCTGCAGCCAACCGTCCCACCACGCGTGGTGTGCTCTACGTGCACTCCACGCCCTCTGCGCTGTGCCCGCACGTCGAGTGGGCCGTCGGCGGTGTGCTGGGCATCGCCCCCCGCGTCGAGTGGACCCCCCAGCCGGCCCAGGCCGGCCACTACCGCACGGAGTACTCCTGGTCCGGCGACACCGGCACCGCCGCCGCCATCACCTCGGCGCTGCGCGGCTGGAACCACCTGCGCTTCGAGGTCACCGAGGAGGCGACGTCGTCGACCGAGGGCGCGCGCTACTCCGTCACCCCGACGCTCGGCGTCTTCCACGCCGTCACCGGCCTCCACGGCGACGTGATGATCCCCGAGGACCGGCTCAAGGCCGCCGTCGTGAAGGCGGCCCTGGGGGAGACCACGCTCGAGCTCGAGGTCGACAAGCTGCTCGGCAAGGCGTGGGACGCCGAGCTGGAGACCTTCCGGCACGCCGGCGAGGGCGTCGCGGTGCGCTGGCTGCACCACGTCGTCTGA
- a CDS encoding acyl carrier protein has protein sequence MPPRFTRPAARPALRPSPRPGRRRPPGGTAAPHPERTSAVDPTRLRQVAELVELVTGTAAGDVRPEHRFVDDLRVDSLSMIEVLEGCERRLGVRVPDAVTRELVHVGDLVDFLAHQERRTPGS, from the coding sequence GTGCCGCCCCGCTTCACCCGCCCCGCCGCGAGACCGGCGCTCCGACCCTCGCCCCGGCCCGGCCGACGCCGTCCGCCCGGCGGGACGGCCGCGCCCCACCCGGAGCGGACCTCCGCGGTCGACCCCACGCGGTTGCGCCAGGTGGCGGAGCTGGTGGAGCTGGTGACCGGCACGGCTGCGGGCGACGTGCGGCCCGAGCACCGGTTCGTCGACGACCTGCGGGTCGACTCGCTGTCGATGATCGAGGTGCTGGAGGGCTGCGAGCGCCGGCTGGGCGTGCGCGTGCCCGACGCGGTCACCCGCGAGCTGGTCCACGTCGGCGACCTCGTCGACTTCCTGGCGCACCAGGAGCGTCGTACGCCGGGGAGCTGA
- a CDS encoding alpha/beta fold hydrolase — protein sequence MTTEPDAAFELQRVTIHGHERAFVRAGSGPALLLLHGLGCDHTTWFPAIRDLARHFTVIAPDLLGHGVSAKPRADYSVGGYANGMRDLLTVLGVDKVTVVGHSFGGGVAMQFAYQFPERTERMILVAPGGLGPEVTPLIRLITLPGFHQAMGLATLPGVRHVGKAGLRALSRTGLHGTRDLGEVADIYESFKDPRARAAIAHVVRAVVDMKGQIVTMVDRAYLTQAMPMLVVWGTDDMVIPATHANNAARTAPGAVVEIVPNAGHFPHKDHPERFVRVVQEFVRATHPASYHRGRWRTLLRNGPALPSNRAEAGESPMTPVAQLPGA from the coding sequence ATGACCACGGAGCCCGACGCGGCTTTCGAGCTGCAGCGCGTGACCATCCACGGTCACGAGCGCGCCTTCGTGCGCGCCGGTTCGGGCCCGGCGCTGCTGCTGCTCCACGGGCTCGGCTGCGACCACACGACGTGGTTCCCGGCCATCCGCGACCTCGCGCGCCACTTCACCGTCATCGCACCCGACCTGCTGGGCCACGGCGTGAGCGCCAAGCCCCGGGCCGACTACTCCGTCGGCGGCTACGCCAACGGCATGCGCGACCTGCTGACCGTGCTCGGCGTCGACAAGGTCACCGTGGTCGGCCACAGCTTCGGCGGCGGGGTCGCGATGCAGTTCGCCTACCAGTTCCCCGAGCGCACCGAGCGGATGATCCTGGTCGCCCCCGGCGGCCTGGGCCCCGAGGTGACGCCGCTGATCCGGCTGATCACGCTCCCCGGCTTCCACCAGGCGATGGGCCTGGCCACCCTCCCGGGGGTGCGCCACGTCGGCAAGGCCGGCCTGCGGGCGCTCTCGCGCACCGGCCTGCACGGCACCCGCGACCTGGGCGAGGTCGCCGACATCTACGAGTCGTTCAAGGACCCCCGGGCCCGGGCCGCGATCGCCCACGTGGTGCGCGCCGTGGTCGACATGAAGGGCCAGATCGTCACCATGGTCGACCGTGCCTACCTGACGCAGGCGATGCCGATGCTGGTGGTCTGGGGCACCGACGACATGGTCATCCCGGCCACGCACGCGAACAACGCCGCGCGCACCGCGCCGGGCGCGGTCGTGGAGATCGTGCCCAACGCCGGGCACTTCCCGCACAAGGACCACCCGGAGCGGTTCGTTCGGGTCGTCCAGGAGTTCGTCCGGGCGACCCACCCCGCGTCCTACCACCGCGGGCGCTGGCGCACCCTGCTCCGCAACGGGCCGGCGCTGCCGTCCAACCGGGCCGAGGCCGGCGAGTCGCCGATGACCCCGGTCGCCCAGCTGCCCGGCGCCTGA